From Rhodococcus sp. B7740, one genomic window encodes:
- a CDS encoding acyl-CoA carboxylase subunit beta gives MSGTTAEKLAELRTKLEQAEEPAGDIGVAKRAKKGIPSARDRVKSLLDPGSFVEIGALVKAPNDPAALYSDGVVTGHGTVDGRPIAVFSHDQTVFGGTVGEMFGRKVAGIMDFAIKMGCPVVGINDSGGARVQDAVTSLAWYAELGRRHEALSGLCPQISLILGKCAGGAVYAPINTDIVVATEEAYMFVTGPDVIKSVTGEDVSLDELGGARVQAVNGNVHHVAADEKAAFEWIRNYLSYMPSSCQEESPVINPGLEPEITESDRKLDSFMPDADNAGYDMHDIILRIFDDGEFHELSGQTAPNVITGFARVDGRPVGIVANQPMHLSGALDAKAADKCARFIRLSDAYNIPIIFLVDTPGFLPGVDQETLGVIHRGGRFIFSFVEATVPKLTVVIRKSYGGGYAVMGSKQLGSDINLAWPTARIAVMGAEGAINIMSRKQLAEAGENAPALRKQLINFYNEHVATPWIAAERGYIDAVIEPSQTRLEIRKALHILKDKEVHKSPRKHSLLPI, from the coding sequence TTGAGTGGCACCACTGCTGAGAAGCTGGCCGAACTACGGACGAAGCTCGAACAGGCCGAGGAACCGGCCGGCGACATCGGCGTAGCCAAGCGTGCGAAGAAGGGCATTCCCAGTGCCCGCGATCGCGTCAAGTCGTTGCTCGATCCCGGTAGCTTCGTCGAGATCGGCGCACTGGTGAAGGCCCCGAACGACCCGGCCGCTCTCTACAGCGACGGCGTCGTGACCGGCCACGGAACCGTCGACGGTCGTCCGATCGCCGTGTTCTCGCACGATCAGACGGTGTTCGGCGGAACCGTCGGCGAGATGTTCGGCCGCAAGGTCGCCGGAATCATGGACTTCGCCATCAAGATGGGTTGCCCGGTCGTCGGCATCAACGACTCAGGTGGAGCTCGTGTGCAGGACGCGGTCACGTCCCTGGCCTGGTACGCCGAGCTGGGTCGACGCCACGAGGCGCTGTCCGGTCTGTGCCCGCAGATCTCCCTGATCCTCGGCAAGTGTGCCGGTGGTGCCGTGTACGCGCCCATCAACACCGACATCGTGGTCGCCACCGAAGAGGCGTACATGTTCGTCACCGGTCCGGACGTCATCAAGTCCGTCACCGGTGAGGACGTCAGCCTCGACGAGCTGGGCGGTGCCCGCGTCCAGGCTGTCAACGGCAACGTGCACCACGTCGCTGCCGACGAGAAGGCCGCTTTCGAGTGGATCCGGAACTACCTGAGCTACATGCCGTCGAGCTGCCAGGAGGAGTCGCCGGTGATCAACCCGGGGCTCGAGCCGGAGATCACCGAATCCGATCGCAAGCTCGACTCGTTCATGCCCGACGCCGACAACGCCGGTTACGACATGCACGACATCATCCTGCGCATATTCGACGACGGTGAATTCCACGAACTGTCGGGCCAGACGGCACCGAACGTCATCACCGGCTTCGCCCGCGTCGACGGTCGGCCGGTGGGCATCGTCGCCAATCAGCCGATGCACCTGTCCGGGGCGCTCGACGCCAAGGCAGCGGACAAATGCGCCCGCTTCATCCGCCTCAGCGATGCCTACAACATTCCGATCATCTTCCTCGTCGACACACCCGGCTTCCTGCCCGGCGTCGACCAGGAGACTCTCGGCGTCATCCATCGCGGCGGTCGTTTCATCTTCTCCTTCGTCGAGGCGACGGTGCCGAAACTGACCGTGGTGATCCGCAAGTCGTACGGCGGTGGATACGCGGTGATGGGCTCGAAGCAGCTCGGATCCGACATCAACCTCGCCTGGCCGACTGCCCGCATCGCCGTCATGGGTGCCGAAGGTGCCATCAACATCATGAGTCGCAAGCAACTCGCCGAGGCCGGAGAGAACGCACCGGCCCTACGCAAGCAGCTCATCAACTTCTACAACGAACACGTGGCAACGCCCTGGATCGCCGCCGAACGTGGCTACATCGACGCGGTCATCGAGCCCTCGCAAACCCGCCTCGAAATTCGTAAGGCCCTGCACATCCTGAAAGACAAGGAAGTGCACAAGAGTCCACGCAAGCACTCGTTGCTCCCGATCTAG
- a CDS encoding arabinosyltransferase domain-containing protein, with product MPDVVTDSSAGPPVPAPLRASDQLRAQVRVPRLIAMVAGVLGVLFALITPFAPVTQTTATIAWPQNGLLQDVDAPLVSQAPLSLTATLPCSAVAALPASGGLLLATAPPQGEGAALNSLFVRVGESNVDVLDRNVVVATAPRADVESTRCATIEITSNDQYTSAAFTGLTDDDGQPIQGRLDGDLRPQVVGIFSDLSGAAPADMSVTVDVDSRFSSSPTLLKSLIMILAIACTLLAIGALGRLDGTDGRAHRRFFPSHWWKFTGVDVTVLGALVGWHFVGANTSDDGYLLTMARAADHSGYMANYFRWFGVPEAPFGWYYDVLAVFAKISTASPWMRLPALIAGVLCWMVISREVVPRLGRAVRKSNVALWTGGLVFLAFWLPYNNGLRPEPIVALGALLTWCSVERSIATGRLLPAAAACLIGAFTLAAAPTGLMCVAALLAGARPIARIVVRRHRQVGTLAMLAPLAAAGVLVLVVVFADQTYATVIESTRVRTIIGPNEAWYQDFLRYYYLFVQTVDGSVARRFAFLTMILCLFTTLFVLLRRRRIPGIANGPAWRLLGVVLGTIFFMMFNPTKWTHHFGSYAGIAGGLAALTAVAVSASALRSRRNRSLFTAGLMFVLALSFSGINGYWYVSSYGVPWFDKTVSLGGNESGTLFLILFGLVLAVAAFQYLREGYAPPQPKPTSARGKRIRKFAAAPLTVIAGIMVLFEILSLVKGAVSQYPAYSLARSNVQSVLGNSCGLANDVLVESNPNAGVLSPLPEDFDPVAGPLGGSSSTLRNFTANGVPSDLSADAVEVKPGQGNTDQRAVGPAFEEGQSSGTAGGTGEVGVNGSSAALPFGLDPATTPVLGSYQEGIQEPASATSSWYQLPARSDDAPLVVFSAAGRIWSYDDTGALTYGQSLLLEYGKRQPDGSVQAQGTYLPRDIGPAPSWRNLRIPLADIAPDADAVRIVANDPNLTGDQWLAFTPPRVPVMENLNTLIGSEQPVLLDWAVGLQFPCQRPFDHRYGVAEVPGYRILPDRPLAVSSTDTWQSGENGGPLGWSELLAKPVTVPTYLENDWARDWGSLERYEQYYPSAVPAELETADVTRSGFYKDGQLRVFED from the coding sequence GTGCCCGACGTCGTGACAGATTCATCAGCTGGTCCACCCGTTCCCGCTCCACTGCGAGCCTCGGACCAACTTCGTGCTCAGGTACGAGTTCCCCGGCTGATCGCCATGGTGGCCGGCGTTCTCGGTGTGCTGTTCGCGCTGATCACTCCGTTCGCACCCGTCACTCAGACCACCGCCACCATCGCGTGGCCGCAGAACGGGCTCCTGCAGGACGTGGACGCCCCGCTGGTGTCCCAGGCACCACTGAGCCTCACCGCGACCCTCCCGTGCTCTGCCGTCGCAGCACTCCCCGCGTCGGGCGGGCTACTGCTGGCAACGGCACCCCCACAGGGTGAAGGCGCGGCACTGAACAGTCTGTTCGTTCGCGTCGGCGAATCGAACGTCGACGTTCTCGACCGCAACGTGGTCGTCGCGACGGCACCTCGCGCCGACGTCGAGAGCACCCGCTGCGCGACAATCGAGATCACCTCGAACGACCAGTACACCTCCGCGGCATTCACCGGACTGACCGACGACGACGGCCAACCGATCCAAGGCCGTCTCGACGGCGACCTACGCCCCCAGGTCGTGGGCATCTTCAGCGATCTCAGCGGTGCGGCCCCGGCCGACATGTCCGTCACCGTCGACGTCGACTCGCGGTTCTCGTCGTCGCCGACGCTCCTGAAGTCCCTGATCATGATCCTCGCGATCGCCTGCACCCTGTTGGCGATCGGCGCGCTCGGTCGACTCGACGGCACCGACGGTCGCGCGCACCGCCGCTTCTTCCCGTCGCACTGGTGGAAGTTCACCGGCGTCGACGTCACCGTGCTCGGCGCTCTGGTCGGTTGGCACTTCGTCGGCGCGAACACCTCCGACGACGGCTACCTGCTCACGATGGCCCGCGCCGCCGATCACTCCGGCTACATGGCCAACTACTTCCGCTGGTTCGGCGTCCCCGAGGCCCCGTTCGGCTGGTACTACGACGTCCTCGCCGTCTTCGCCAAGATCTCGACCGCCAGCCCGTGGATGCGCCTGCCCGCCCTCATCGCAGGCGTCCTGTGCTGGATGGTGATCAGTCGCGAGGTGGTGCCGCGCCTCGGCCGTGCCGTCCGCAAGTCCAACGTCGCCCTGTGGACCGGCGGACTGGTGTTCCTCGCGTTCTGGCTGCCGTACAACAACGGTCTGCGCCCCGAACCGATCGTCGCCCTCGGAGCACTGCTGACCTGGTGCTCGGTGGAACGATCCATCGCCACCGGCCGATTGCTCCCCGCAGCCGCAGCATGTCTCATCGGAGCCTTCACCCTCGCCGCCGCGCCGACCGGATTGATGTGTGTGGCAGCGCTTCTCGCCGGAGCCCGGCCCATCGCGCGCATCGTCGTTCGACGCCACCGCCAGGTGGGCACCCTCGCGATGCTGGCACCACTGGCCGCAGCAGGCGTACTGGTCCTCGTCGTCGTCTTCGCCGACCAGACGTACGCCACGGTCATCGAGTCGACCCGAGTCCGCACCATCATCGGCCCCAACGAGGCGTGGTATCAGGACTTCCTGCGCTACTACTACCTCTTCGTACAGACCGTCGACGGCTCGGTCGCACGCCGCTTCGCGTTCCTGACGATGATCCTGTGCCTGTTCACGACACTGTTCGTGCTGCTGCGTCGCCGACGCATCCCCGGCATCGCGAACGGTCCGGCCTGGCGCCTGCTCGGCGTCGTGCTCGGCACCATCTTCTTCATGATGTTCAACCCCACCAAGTGGACTCACCACTTCGGTTCCTACGCCGGAATCGCCGGTGGCCTGGCCGCGCTGACGGCCGTCGCCGTCTCGGCCAGCGCCCTGCGCTCGCGGCGGAACCGATCGCTGTTCACCGCCGGACTGATGTTCGTTCTCGCACTGTCGTTCTCGGGCATCAACGGCTACTGGTACGTCTCGAGCTACGGCGTTCCGTGGTTCGACAAGACGGTCTCGCTCGGCGGCAACGAATCCGGCACCCTGTTCCTCATCCTCTTCGGACTCGTCCTCGCCGTCGCCGCATTCCAGTACCTACGCGAGGGATACGCTCCCCCACAACCGAAACCGACATCCGCGCGCGGCAAACGCATCCGCAAGTTCGCTGCCGCACCGCTGACCGTCATCGCCGGAATCATGGTGCTCTTCGAGATACTCTCGCTCGTCAAGGGAGCCGTCTCGCAGTACCCCGCCTACTCGCTGGCACGCTCGAATGTGCAATCGGTACTGGGCAATTCGTGCGGACTCGCCAACGACGTCCTCGTCGAATCGAACCCCAACGCAGGCGTGCTGAGCCCGCTACCCGAGGACTTCGACCCCGTCGCAGGACCCCTCGGCGGATCGAGCAGCACACTGCGCAACTTCACCGCCAACGGCGTCCCCAGCGACCTCAGCGCGGACGCCGTGGAAGTCAAACCAGGACAAGGCAATACCGACCAACGGGCCGTCGGACCCGCCTTCGAGGAAGGCCAGAGTTCGGGTACCGCAGGAGGCACCGGCGAAGTGGGCGTCAACGGCTCCTCCGCCGCCCTGCCCTTCGGACTCGACCCGGCCACCACGCCCGTCCTCGGCTCCTACCAAGAAGGCATCCAGGAGCCCGCGTCGGCCACCTCGAGCTGGTACCAACTACCCGCCCGCAGCGACGACGCACCCCTGGTCGTCTTCTCGGCAGCCGGACGCATCTGGTCCTACGACGACACCGGGGCCCTCACCTACGGACAGTCGCTACTGCTCGAATACGGCAAGCGCCAGCCCGACGGTAGCGTCCAGGCCCAGGGCACCTACCTGCCGCGCGACATCGGACCCGCACCCTCGTGGCGCAACCTCCGAATCCCGTTGGCGGACATCGCACCCGACGCCGACGCCGTCCGCATCGTCGCCAACGACCCCAACCTCACCGGCGACCAGTGGCTCGCGTTCACTCCGCCGCGAGTGCCCGTGATGGAAAATCTGAACACCCTCATCGGCAGCGAACAACCCGTGCTGCTCGACTGGGCCGTCGGACTCCAATTCCCGTGCCAACGTCCCTTCGACCACCGGTACGGCGTCGCCGAGGTACCCGGATATCGCATCCTCCCCGACCGCCCACTCGCCGTCAGCTCCACCGACACCTGGCAGTCCGGCGAGAACGGCGGCCCCCTGGGCTGGTCCGAACTACTCGCCAAGCCCGTCACCGTCCCCACCTACCTCGAAAACGACTGGGCCAGAGACTGGGGTTCGTTGGAGCGCTACGAGCAGTACTACCCGAGCGCCGTGCCCGCTGAACTCGAAACAGCAGACGTCACCCGATCGGGCTTCTACAAAGACGGACAACTGCGAGTATTCGAGGACTGA
- a CDS encoding arabinosyltransferase domain-containing protein, with translation MCGRSSHSIVGVPETAPNPKTARLVAIVTGIIGAVLAIATPLLPVQQDVATLSWPQSSFGSVNAPLVSYSPVDLEATVPCSAASALTDGGTLVSTAPIAAAKTEQKALIVRVDDGRLQVLLRDRVLAATPVSELSGNCALTVSSNATNTVVDLDGEAITVDGDIRPQVVGIYTDLTAPVDGLTVRADIDSRYSSSPTAFKLLAMIVGALAVIASLFALHRLDSMDGRRHRRFLPSRWKSITGVDAVVVGVLVLWHFIGANTSDDGYLLNMARVSENAGYMANYFRWFGVPEAPFGMPYYDMLAALAKVSTASIWMRLPATIAALLCWLVISREVIPRLGRAVLTNRVALWTAGFVFLAFWLPYDNGLRPEPIIALGALLTWCSIERAIATGRLLPAAIGTLIAAFSLAAGPTGLIAVAALLAGLRPLVMIVVNRARQVGLLAVLAPLVASGLAVLIAIFADQTLSTVLEATRVRSAIGPNVPWFEERVRWDALMTISPDGSLARRFGMFAMLLCIVVCIAVMLRKNGRIPGTATGPSRRILGIILGALALMMFTPTKWTHHFGVYAGLAASLAALAAVAVTAATVRSPRNRTLFTAAVLFLTAVAFTSSNGWWYVSSYGIPWFDKPPSIAGKGFSTILLGLTVLTLLYAAYQHVRLPYRRKEPSTRRRFAPSALTIVAGGVVAFEVLSFVKGAVAQYPAYSIARSNFSALAGNSCGLAGDVQVETDVNGSVLQPLDPAADALGAGGSTGFTPDGVAQDLTADSEDTAQGSANSIRPEDSEQSAAATSSNSAGTSGGTNENVGINGSTVALPFGLSPATTPVLGSFGATEPASLTSGWYELPGDGDLIAIAAAGRIRSVDKDGVVTPGQRVELEYGRRDGGDVQALGRVTPLDIGPSPSWRNLRVPMNDLPADADVVRIVAEDNDLAGDQWLAVTPPRVPKTQTLNSLVGSTDPVLLDWAVGLAFPCQRPFDHRDGVAEVPKYRILPDRTGAESTNAWQDSIGGGPLGWTELLLGAQTLPSYLADDYSRDWGSIERYMPLDPDAATAEIAVEQQSRSGLASDGPMKTD, from the coding sequence ATGTGCGGACGCTCGTCCCATAGCATCGTCGGCGTGCCCGAGACCGCTCCGAACCCGAAAACCGCCCGGCTGGTAGCGATCGTCACCGGCATCATCGGTGCGGTTCTGGCCATCGCGACTCCCTTGCTGCCGGTTCAGCAGGACGTCGCGACGCTGTCGTGGCCGCAGAGTTCGTTCGGCAGCGTCAATGCCCCGCTGGTGAGCTACTCGCCCGTCGACCTCGAAGCAACCGTTCCGTGCAGCGCTGCCAGTGCTCTCACCGACGGCGGCACCCTGGTCTCCACTGCTCCGATCGCCGCTGCGAAGACCGAGCAGAAGGCACTGATCGTGCGGGTCGACGACGGCCGACTGCAGGTTCTGCTGCGCGATCGGGTTCTTGCCGCGACTCCCGTTTCCGAGCTGAGCGGCAATTGCGCCCTGACCGTGTCGTCCAACGCCACCAACACCGTCGTCGACCTCGACGGCGAGGCGATCACGGTGGACGGAGACATCCGGCCGCAGGTCGTCGGCATCTACACCGACCTCACCGCCCCGGTCGACGGCCTGACCGTGCGCGCGGACATCGACTCGCGCTACTCCTCGAGTCCCACCGCGTTCAAGTTGCTGGCCATGATCGTCGGCGCACTCGCTGTGATCGCATCCCTGTTCGCGCTGCATCGCCTCGACAGCATGGACGGTCGACGCCACCGCCGATTCCTCCCCTCACGCTGGAAGTCGATCACCGGCGTCGACGCCGTCGTGGTGGGCGTGCTGGTGCTGTGGCACTTCATCGGCGCAAACACCTCCGACGACGGCTACCTGCTCAACATGGCCCGCGTCTCCGAGAACGCCGGCTACATGGCCAACTACTTCCGCTGGTTCGGCGTCCCCGAAGCACCGTTCGGCATGCCGTACTACGACATGCTCGCCGCCCTCGCCAAGGTCAGCACCGCCAGTATCTGGATGCGCCTGCCCGCCACCATCGCGGCCCTGCTGTGCTGGCTGGTGATCAGCCGCGAGGTCATCCCCCGCCTCGGCCGCGCGGTGCTCACCAACCGGGTCGCGCTGTGGACCGCCGGATTCGTGTTCCTCGCCTTCTGGCTGCCCTACGACAACGGACTGCGCCCAGAACCGATCATCGCCCTCGGTGCCCTGCTCACGTGGTGCTCGATCGAACGCGCCATCGCCACCGGACGACTGCTGCCCGCCGCCATCGGCACCCTGATCGCCGCGTTCTCCCTCGCCGCCGGTCCCACCGGGTTGATCGCCGTCGCCGCCCTGCTCGCCGGACTGCGCCCGCTGGTGATGATCGTGGTCAACCGAGCTCGCCAGGTGGGACTGCTCGCCGTCCTTGCGCCGCTGGTCGCGTCGGGACTGGCGGTGCTGATCGCGATCTTCGCCGACCAGACTCTGAGCACCGTCCTCGAAGCGACCCGGGTGCGCTCGGCCATCGGACCGAACGTGCCGTGGTTCGAAGAACGCGTCCGCTGGGACGCATTGATGACCATCTCGCCCGACGGCTCGCTCGCCCGACGATTCGGCATGTTCGCGATGCTGCTCTGCATCGTCGTGTGCATCGCGGTGATGCTCCGCAAGAACGGACGCATCCCCGGCACGGCCACCGGGCCGTCGCGTCGGATCCTCGGAATCATCCTGGGCGCACTGGCTCTGATGATGTTCACGCCCACCAAGTGGACCCACCACTTCGGTGTGTACGCCGGTCTCGCCGCATCGTTGGCCGCGCTGGCTGCCGTGGCCGTCACCGCGGCAACCGTCCGATCCCCGCGCAACAGAACACTGTTCACCGCCGCCGTACTGTTCCTGACGGCGGTGGCGTTCACCAGCTCCAACGGATGGTGGTACGTCTCGAGCTACGGCATTCCGTGGTTCGACAAGCCGCCGTCCATTGCCGGAAAGGGCTTTTCGACGATCCTGCTCGGCCTGACGGTTCTGACGCTGCTCTACGCGGCCTACCAGCACGTCCGATTGCCCTATCGCCGAAAGGAACCCAGCACGCGTCGACGCTTCGCGCCGTCCGCGCTGACCATCGTCGCCGGCGGGGTCGTTGCCTTCGAGGTGCTCTCGTTCGTCAAAGGCGCTGTGGCGCAGTACCCGGCGTACTCCATTGCCCGATCGAACTTCTCCGCCCTCGCCGGAAACTCGTGCGGACTAGCCGGCGATGTGCAGGTGGAGACCGACGTCAACGGCTCGGTCCTGCAACCGCTCGATCCCGCAGCCGACGCACTGGGTGCCGGCGGCAGTACCGGCTTCACCCCCGACGGCGTCGCCCAGGACCTGACCGCAGACTCCGAGGACACCGCGCAGGGCAGCGCCAACTCCATCCGCCCCGAGGACTCCGAACAAAGCGCCGCGGCCACCTCGTCGAACTCCGCCGGCACCTCCGGCGGAACCAACGAGAACGTCGGAATCAACGGCAGCACAGTCGCTCTGCCGTTCGGCTTGAGTCCTGCAACCACTCCGGTGCTGGGCAGCTTCGGAGCCACCGAGCCCGCGTCCCTGACCTCGGGCTGGTACGAGCTTCCTGGAGACGGCGACCTCATTGCCATCGCCGCCGCAGGCCGCATCCGATCGGTCGACAAGGACGGCGTCGTCACCCCGGGCCAACGCGTCGAGCTGGAATACGGACGCCGCGACGGCGGCGACGTTCAGGCATTGGGCCGCGTCACCCCGCTCGATATCGGTCCGTCGCCGTCGTGGCGCAACTTGCGGGTCCCGATGAACGACCTGCCCGCCGACGCGGACGTCGTGCGCATCGTCGCCGAGGACAACGACCTGGCCGGCGATCAATGGCTCGCCGTCACCCCGCCGCGTGTCCCGAAGACCCAGACGCTGAACTCCCTGGTCGGATCGACCGATCCGGTGTTGCTGGACTGGGCCGTCGGACTCGCGTTTCCGTGCCAGCGTCCGTTCGATCATCGCGACGGCGTCGCCGAGGTACCGAAGTACCGCATCCTGCCCGACCGCACCGGTGCCGAATCCACCAACGCCTGGCAGGACTCGATCGGCGGCGGCCCGCTCGGCTGGACCGAACTGCTCCTCGGAGCGCAGACACTGCCGTCGTACCTCGCCGACGACTACTCCCGAGATTGGGGCTCGATCGAGAGATACATGCCACTCGATCCCGACGCGGCGACGGCCGAGATCGCCGTCGAGCAGCAGTCTCGGTCCGGATTGGCCAGCGACGGGCCGATGAAAACCGACTGA
- a CDS encoding glycosyl transferase, whose protein sequence is MTTHDQRVLERQPTTAPARHSGVGRGDVVAAVAFLVAAVYVLQGQWRNLGGGYLYNSGQDQTMWEWFFSVAAHSVASLSNPFASDLQNYPLGVNLMANTAMFGISIPLAPITLLFGPTVTWAIALTVGLAGTSFAWFWLFSRQLNSSKGAAAMGGALCGFAPGAISHANGHPNFVVLFLLPVIAMLVTRIARGGGTTKNTVGLGLIVALQVLLGEEPLLIFAMSFAIFAVVYYVSRPRSLWPAVRNAVPRLAVSAGIALTLAAFPLWWQFFGPQSYSFLEHGPMGNDAKALFQFPTQSLGGEATPGQNVRINATEENAYFGWPLLVLCLVAAVWMWRVASARAAAATAIVMGVLSLGATLVIGKNDTGITLPWTKLADYPLVESVLETRFALGAVPALALLLVLATDRTFRNGLRPLPAFWIAGLALALVPLIPTPLVTVDKSPTPEFFADGEWENYVDDGSVVTVPLPRPEDARPLRWQMDADMGFKLAAGYFVGPSDQEDKVAKYGAVDRPTALLLGSVYDSGTVPEITDDQRSQAAQDMAFWEADVVVLPPSKNTIALRTTVTDLLGVQPRYTGGVWVWDVRTLVP, encoded by the coding sequence ATGACCACCCACGACCAGAGAGTTCTCGAGCGGCAGCCGACAACGGCCCCGGCTCGACACTCCGGCGTCGGACGTGGTGACGTCGTTGCAGCGGTCGCATTTCTGGTCGCTGCCGTGTACGTCCTGCAGGGTCAGTGGCGCAATCTGGGTGGCGGCTACCTCTACAACAGCGGCCAGGACCAGACCATGTGGGAGTGGTTCTTCTCCGTCGCCGCGCATTCGGTTGCTTCGCTGAGCAACCCGTTTGCGAGTGACCTGCAGAATTACCCGCTCGGGGTGAATCTGATGGCGAACACGGCGATGTTCGGCATCTCCATCCCGCTGGCCCCGATCACGTTGCTCTTCGGACCCACGGTGACCTGGGCAATTGCTCTCACCGTCGGACTGGCAGGAACGTCGTTCGCGTGGTTCTGGCTGTTCTCCCGCCAGCTCAACTCATCCAAGGGTGCCGCGGCCATGGGCGGTGCGCTGTGCGGCTTCGCCCCAGGCGCGATCTCGCACGCCAACGGGCACCCCAACTTCGTGGTGCTGTTCCTGCTTCCGGTCATCGCCATGCTGGTCACCCGCATCGCTCGCGGCGGCGGTACCACCAAGAACACCGTCGGCCTCGGCCTGATCGTCGCGCTGCAGGTCCTGCTCGGCGAAGAACCGCTGCTGATCTTCGCGATGTCGTTCGCCATCTTCGCCGTCGTCTACTACGTGTCACGGCCGCGATCGCTGTGGCCCGCCGTCCGCAATGCCGTGCCCCGACTCGCCGTATCGGCCGGCATCGCGTTGACTCTCGCGGCGTTTCCGCTGTGGTGGCAGTTCTTCGGCCCGCAGTCGTACTCGTTCCTCGAACACGGGCCGATGGGAAACGACGCCAAAGCGCTGTTCCAGTTCCCGACGCAATCCCTCGGCGGCGAGGCGACGCCGGGTCAGAACGTCCGCATCAACGCCACCGAGGAGAACGCGTACTTCGGTTGGCCGCTGCTGGTCCTGTGCCTGGTTGCCGCGGTGTGGATGTGGCGCGTCGCATCGGCCCGTGCCGCCGCCGCGACCGCGATCGTCATGGGCGTGCTCTCGCTCGGCGCGACGCTGGTGATCGGCAAGAACGACACCGGCATCACGCTGCCGTGGACGAAGCTCGCCGACTACCCCCTCGTCGAATCCGTGCTCGAAACCCGCTTCGCGTTGGGCGCAGTACCTGCCCTGGCCCTGCTGCTCGTCCTGGCCACCGATCGGACGTTCCGCAACGGACTGCGTCCGCTGCCTGCGTTCTGGATCGCCGGACTCGCCCTCGCGCTCGTGCCCCTGATCCCGACGCCGCTGGTCACCGTCGACAAGTCCCCGACCCCGGAATTCTTCGCCGACGGTGAGTGGGAGAACTACGTCGACGACGGTTCCGTCGTCACCGTTCCCCTCCCACGGCCCGAGGACGCGCGCCCGCTGCGCTGGCAGATGGACGCCGACATGGGCTTCAAGCTGGCCGCCGGATACTTCGTCGGACCGAGCGACCAAGAAGACAAGGTCGCCAAGTACGGAGCCGTCGACCGGCCCACCGCACTGCTGCTCGGCTCGGTCTACGACTCGGGCACCGTTCCCGAGATCACCGACGATCAGCGAAGTCAGGCAGCGCAGGACATGGCGTTCTGGGAGGCCGACGTCGTCGTCCTGCCGCCGAGCAAGAACACCATCGCCCTACGCACCACCGTGACCGACCTCCTCGGTGTCCAGCCTCGATACACCGGTGGCGTATGGGTGTGGGATGTGCGGACGCTCGTCCCATAG